One genomic segment of Natrononativus amylolyticus includes these proteins:
- the rad50 gene encoding DNA double-strand break repair ATPase Rad50, with product MRVDRIRLENFKCYGETDLRLNRGVTVVHGVNGSGKSTLLEAVFFALYGSKALDDRTLDDVITTGEEEAAVELHFTHDGADYRVERRLKLRGDRATTTTCVLESDDGTIEGARDVRAAVTELLRMDADAFVNCAYVRQGEVNKLIHASPRERQDMIDDLLQLGALEEYRERAADARLGVKDVLAEIRGKADGIADSIAAKEEKNLHERLNGLESRRSTLREEIDRFEGNQREAENTLEQAETILERHEETRAEIDRLAGEIDDLRETIAATASEREELRDEIRDLEDDREAASDERATLLSDADLGAESVAERIEALEAGDEERRDRLEELRVEISQRSDERTRLRERADDLESEATEARATATELDERLAADEETIDEREETLSELDAEIESERAAFEDAPVAFGEAADHRSELADEREELRSALSDAQATLEATAAAVEEGEELLEAGKCPECGQDVEDSPHVDVLEERREELEAHERERDDLEDELETVEDRLERAEELRETERRVERLEGNRENVEQLLAEKREALSDRREQRDDLRERAEELAETAADKRARAEELETEIEELRADLGEVNRERSEHKAALESLREAASLADRIESLEAEIEGRRERRRSKHELNEERRTRLSEKRERKRDLEAEFDDDRIAQARQEKTNAEAYLEQVAEKLTELRERRDEVQNAIGAAENELEELEVLRGRLEAVEARCADLESLYEEAETLQTTYGELRSELRQRNVETLERLLNETFELVYQNDSYAAIDLDGEYRLTVYQKDGEPLEPEQLSGGERALFNLSLRCAIYRLLAEGVEGAAPMPPLILDEPTVFLDSGHVTQLVSLIESMRELGVEQIVVVSHDEELVGAADELVSVEKDATSNRSRLEREEPPEVALLASE from the coding sequence GTGAGAGTCGACCGGATTCGCCTCGAGAACTTCAAGTGCTACGGTGAGACCGACCTCCGACTGAACCGGGGCGTCACCGTCGTCCACGGCGTCAACGGCAGCGGGAAGTCGACGCTGCTCGAGGCGGTGTTCTTCGCGCTGTACGGCTCGAAGGCGCTCGACGACCGGACCTTAGACGACGTGATCACCACCGGCGAGGAGGAGGCGGCCGTCGAACTCCACTTCACCCACGACGGGGCCGACTACCGCGTCGAGCGCCGGCTCAAACTGCGGGGCGACCGGGCGACGACGACGACCTGCGTCCTCGAGAGCGACGACGGGACGATCGAGGGGGCTCGAGACGTCCGCGCGGCGGTCACGGAACTCCTCCGGATGGACGCCGACGCGTTCGTCAACTGCGCGTACGTCCGTCAGGGCGAGGTGAACAAGCTGATCCACGCCTCGCCCCGCGAGCGCCAGGACATGATCGACGACCTGCTCCAGCTGGGTGCCCTGGAGGAGTACCGCGAGCGGGCCGCCGACGCCCGCCTCGGCGTCAAGGACGTCCTCGCCGAAATCCGCGGGAAAGCGGACGGGATCGCGGACAGTATCGCGGCCAAAGAGGAGAAGAACCTCCACGAACGCCTGAACGGCCTCGAGTCCCGCCGGTCGACGCTCCGCGAGGAGATCGACCGCTTCGAGGGCAACCAGCGCGAGGCCGAGAACACCCTCGAGCAGGCCGAGACGATCCTCGAGCGCCACGAGGAGACCCGTGCGGAGATCGACCGGCTCGCAGGCGAGATAGACGACCTCCGGGAGACGATCGCGGCGACCGCGAGCGAACGCGAGGAGCTACGAGACGAGATCCGCGACCTCGAGGACGACCGGGAGGCGGCGAGCGACGAGCGCGCGACGCTCCTCTCGGACGCCGATCTCGGCGCGGAGTCGGTCGCCGAGCGCATCGAGGCGCTCGAGGCCGGCGACGAGGAACGTCGGGATCGGCTCGAAGAACTCCGCGTGGAAATTTCACAGCGGAGCGACGAGCGGACCCGACTTCGAGAGCGGGCCGACGACCTCGAGTCGGAAGCGACGGAGGCGCGGGCGACGGCGACTGAGCTCGACGAGCGCCTCGCGGCCGACGAGGAGACGATCGACGAGCGCGAGGAGACGCTGTCGGAACTCGACGCCGAGATCGAATCCGAGCGCGCGGCGTTCGAGGACGCACCGGTCGCGTTCGGCGAGGCCGCCGACCACCGCTCGGAACTCGCCGACGAGCGCGAGGAGCTCCGGTCGGCGCTGTCGGACGCGCAAGCCACGCTCGAGGCGACGGCTGCGGCCGTCGAGGAGGGCGAGGAGCTGCTCGAGGCCGGCAAGTGCCCCGAGTGCGGTCAGGACGTCGAGGACTCCCCCCACGTCGACGTCCTCGAGGAGCGCCGCGAGGAACTCGAGGCACACGAACGCGAGCGCGACGACCTCGAGGACGAACTCGAGACCGTCGAGGACCGCCTCGAGCGCGCCGAGGAACTTCGCGAGACCGAGCGGCGAGTCGAACGCCTCGAGGGCAACCGCGAGAACGTCGAACAGCTGCTCGCGGAGAAACGCGAGGCGCTCTCGGACCGGCGCGAACAGCGTGACGACCTCCGCGAGCGCGCCGAAGAGCTCGCGGAGACGGCCGCCGACAAGCGCGCTCGCGCCGAGGAACTCGAGACCGAAATCGAGGAGCTGCGGGCGGACCTGGGGGAGGTCAACCGGGAGCGCAGCGAGCACAAGGCGGCCCTCGAGTCCCTGCGCGAGGCGGCGTCGCTGGCCGACCGGATCGAATCGCTCGAGGCGGAGATCGAGGGGCGCCGCGAGCGACGCCGGAGCAAACACGAACTCAACGAGGAGCGCCGGACCCGGCTCTCGGAGAAACGCGAGCGAAAGCGCGACCTCGAGGCGGAGTTCGACGACGACCGGATCGCACAGGCCCGCCAGGAGAAGACGAACGCGGAGGCCTACCTCGAGCAGGTCGCCGAGAAGCTGACCGAGTTGCGGGAGCGACGCGACGAGGTCCAGAACGCCATCGGCGCCGCCGAGAACGAACTCGAGGAACTCGAGGTGCTGCGTGGACGGCTCGAAGCCGTCGAAGCCCGCTGTGCGGACCTCGAGTCGCTGTACGAGGAAGCCGAGACGCTCCAGACGACCTACGGCGAACTCCGGTCGGAGTTGCGCCAGCGAAACGTCGAGACCCTCGAACGGCTGTTGAACGAGACGTTCGAGCTGGTCTATCAGAACGACTCCTACGCCGCGATCGACTTAGACGGCGAGTACCGGCTGACGGTGTACCAGAAGGACGGCGAACCCCTCGAGCCCGAACAGCTCTCCGGCGGCGAGCGTGCGCTGTTCAATCTCAGCCTGCGGTGTGCGATCTACCGGCTGCTCGCTGAGGGCGTCGAGGGCGCCGCGCCGATGCCGCCGCTGATACTGGACGAGCCGACGGTCTTTCTCGACTCCGGCCACGTCACGCAGCTGGTGTCGCTGATCGAGTCGATGCGGGAGCTGGGAGTCGAACAGATCGTCGTCGTCAGCCACGACGAGGAGCTCGTCGGGGCGGCGGACGAACTCGTCAGCGTCGAGAAGGACGCGACCTCGAACCGGTCGCGACTCGAGCGCGAGGAGCCGCCCGAGGTCGCCCTGCTGGCGTCGGAGTAG
- the mre11 gene encoding DNA double-strand break repair protein Mre11, protein MTRVIHTGDTHIGYQQYNAPERRRDFLEAFRTVAADAVDADVDAVIHAGDLFHDRRPGLVDLQGTVDVLRTLADAGVPFLAVVGNHEGKRDAQWLDLFEDLGLATRLGPTPHLIGDTAFYGLDFVPRSRRDDLEYEFDPVPADAEHAALVSHGLFEPFAHADWDTEELLEAATVDFDAALLGDNHTADTAEVRDTWVTYCGSTERASASEREDRGYNIVEFEAGEEPAIRRRGLDSTREFVFVDVDLAEGEGTDRVQERVREYDLEDAVVIVTVEGEGRPITPATIETLAVDRGALVARVNDRRELSDAPEDVSVSFADPDEAVRERIRELGLSDAALEIDRTVRDDDVVDANLRETVERRVRSLLEDDRGAFEAAPDRDPAAVTTVADALSGDSEENETGSEAGEPDDAVDEESDGSGSADGSGGQPTEVGESDEPADDGQVSMGDFT, encoded by the coding sequence ATGACGCGGGTGATACATACGGGCGACACCCACATCGGGTACCAGCAGTACAACGCGCCCGAGCGACGGCGCGACTTTCTCGAGGCCTTCCGAACCGTGGCCGCGGACGCGGTCGACGCGGACGTCGACGCCGTAATTCACGCGGGGGACCTCTTTCACGACCGCCGGCCGGGACTGGTCGACCTCCAGGGAACCGTCGACGTGCTCAGAACCCTCGCCGACGCCGGCGTCCCCTTTCTCGCGGTCGTCGGCAACCACGAGGGGAAACGCGACGCCCAGTGGCTCGACCTCTTCGAGGACCTCGGGCTGGCGACCCGCCTCGGGCCGACGCCACACCTGATCGGTGACACCGCATTCTACGGGCTCGACTTCGTCCCCCGCTCGCGCCGGGACGACCTCGAGTACGAGTTCGACCCGGTGCCGGCGGACGCCGAACACGCGGCGCTGGTGAGCCACGGCCTGTTCGAGCCGTTCGCCCACGCCGACTGGGACACGGAGGAGCTGCTCGAGGCGGCGACCGTCGACTTCGACGCCGCCCTTCTCGGTGACAACCACACGGCCGACACCGCAGAGGTCCGCGACACCTGGGTCACCTACTGCGGCTCCACCGAGCGCGCGAGCGCGAGCGAGCGAGAGGACCGCGGCTACAACATCGTCGAGTTCGAGGCGGGCGAGGAGCCGGCGATCCGCCGGCGCGGGCTCGACTCGACCCGCGAGTTCGTCTTCGTCGACGTCGACCTCGCCGAGGGGGAGGGCACCGACCGCGTCCAGGAGCGGGTGCGCGAGTACGACCTCGAGGACGCGGTCGTGATCGTCACTGTCGAGGGCGAGGGCCGGCCGATCACCCCCGCGACGATCGAGACGCTGGCGGTCGACCGCGGCGCGCTCGTCGCCCGGGTGAACGACCGCCGGGAGCTTTCGGACGCCCCGGAGGACGTCTCGGTGAGCTTCGCCGACCCCGACGAGGCGGTCCGCGAACGGATCCGGGAGCTCGGACTGAGCGACGCCGCCCTCGAGATCGACCGCACCGTCCGCGACGACGACGTCGTCGACGCCAACCTCCGGGAAACCGTCGAGCGCCGGGTTCGGAGCCTGCTCGAGGACGACCGCGGCGCGTTCGAGGCGGCCCCCGACCGCGACCCGGCGGCGGTGACGACCGTCGCCGACGCGCTTTCGGGGGACTCGGAGGAAAACGAAACGGGTTCGGAGGCGGGCGAACCCGACGACGCGGTCGACGAGGAGTCTGACGGGAGCGGATCGGCCGACGGCAGCGGCGGCCAGCCGACCGAGGTCGGGGAGTCCGACGAGCCGGCGGACGACGGCCAGGTTTCGATGGGTGATTTCACGTGA
- a CDS encoding MarR family transcriptional regulator, whose protein sequence is MSTSEPLQHDSAARGTWDDVRDLPPSAKLVAKVLEYNETMTQQQIADETLLPARTVRYALNRLDEENVIRSRFSFSDARKRLYTLEIES, encoded by the coding sequence ATGAGCACATCCGAGCCGTTGCAACACGACTCCGCCGCCAGAGGCACCTGGGACGACGTCCGCGACCTACCGCCGAGTGCGAAGCTCGTCGCGAAGGTCCTCGAGTACAACGAGACGATGACCCAGCAACAGATCGCCGACGAGACGCTGCTTCCCGCCCGGACGGTCCGTTACGCCCTGAACCGGCTCGACGAGGAGAACGTCATTCGATCCCGATTCTCCTTCTCCGACGCCCGCAAGCGTCTCTACACCCTCGAGATCGAGTCTTAA
- the pan1 gene encoding proteasome-activating nucleotidase Pan1 — MSDTVDDVDLPYDEDEASQQEKIRSLEDRLEVLESQNEEMRDKLLDANAENNKYQQKLERLTHENKKLKQSPLFVATVQEMTDDGVIIKQHGNNQEALTEVTEEMREDLDPDARVAVNNSLSIVKTLSNETDVRARVMEVTESPDVSYEDIGGLEEQMQEVRETVEMPLEKPEMFKDVGIDPPSGVLLYGPPGTGKTMLAKAVANQTDATFIKMAGSELVHKFIGEGAKLVRDLFDVARDHEPAVIFIDEIDAIAAKRTESKTSGDAEVQRTMMQLLSEMDGFEDRGEIRIIAATNRFDMLDRAILRPGRFDRLIEVPKPNEEGREIIFQIHTRDMNVADDVDFAELAAEATEASGADVKAVCTEAGMFAIRDDRTEIRMEDFRNAWEKVQAENDESDEVSKTFA, encoded by the coding sequence ATGAGTGACACTGTGGACGACGTCGACCTCCCGTATGATGAGGACGAGGCGTCCCAACAGGAGAAAATACGGTCACTCGAGGATCGCCTTGAAGTCCTCGAATCGCAGAACGAGGAGATGCGGGACAAGCTCCTCGATGCGAACGCCGAGAACAACAAGTACCAGCAGAAACTCGAGCGGTTGACCCACGAGAACAAGAAGCTGAAACAGTCGCCGCTGTTCGTCGCCACGGTCCAGGAGATGACGGACGACGGCGTCATCATCAAACAGCACGGCAACAACCAGGAGGCCCTGACCGAGGTCACGGAAGAGATGCGCGAGGACCTCGATCCCGACGCGCGCGTCGCCGTCAACAACTCTCTATCTATCGTCAAGACCCTCTCGAACGAGACGGACGTGCGCGCCCGCGTGATGGAGGTCACCGAGAGCCCCGACGTGAGCTACGAGGACATCGGCGGCTTAGAAGAGCAGATGCAGGAGGTCCGCGAGACCGTCGAGATGCCCCTCGAGAAACCCGAGATGTTCAAGGACGTCGGCATCGATCCGCCGAGCGGCGTCTTACTGTACGGGCCGCCGGGCACCGGGAAGACGATGCTCGCCAAGGCCGTCGCCAACCAGACCGACGCCACCTTCATCAAGATGGCCGGCTCCGAGCTGGTCCACAAGTTCATCGGCGAGGGGGCGAAGCTGGTTCGCGACCTCTTCGACGTCGCACGCGACCACGAGCCCGCGGTGATCTTCATCGACGAGATCGACGCCATCGCCGCCAAGCGCACCGAGTCGAAGACGAGCGGCGACGCCGAGGTCCAGCGGACGATGATGCAGCTTCTGAGCGAGATGGACGGCTTCGAGGACCGCGGCGAGATCCGAATCATCGCCGCCACCAACCGCTTCGACATGCTCGACCGCGCGATCCTTCGGCCCGGCCGGTTCGACCGCCTCATCGAGGTGCCAAAGCCCAACGAGGAGGGACGCGAGATCATCTTCCAGATCCACACCCGCGACATGAACGTCGCCGACGACGTCGACTTCGCGGAACTGGCCGCCGAGGCGACGGAGGCCTCCGGCGCGGACGTCAAGGCCGTCTGCACCGAAGCCGGTATGTTCGCCATCCGCGACGACCGCACGGAGATTCGGATGGAGGACTTCCGCAACGCCTGGGAGAAGGTCCAGGCCGAAAACGACGAGAGCGACGAAGTCTCGAAGACGTTCGCCTGA
- a CDS encoding GMP synthase subunit A, whose product MTKIVVVDNHGQFTHLEQRALRDLGVETKLIDNDTPPADVDADGVVLSGGPDMDRVGRSPDYLEAGVPVLGICLGMQIMAAELDGRVGGGEYGGYADVTVEIVDEADPLVGSLHPETRVWASHADEVKELPTGFDLTAKSDVCGVEAMSDTARDLYGVQWHPEVAHTERGEEVFENFLEICESA is encoded by the coding sequence ATGACCAAAATCGTCGTGGTGGACAACCACGGGCAGTTCACCCACCTCGAGCAGCGGGCGCTTCGCGACCTCGGCGTCGAGACCAAACTGATCGATAACGACACCCCGCCGGCGGACGTCGACGCCGACGGCGTCGTGCTCTCGGGCGGGCCCGACATGGATCGGGTCGGGCGCTCTCCCGACTATCTCGAGGCCGGCGTTCCCGTCCTCGGCATCTGTCTGGGGATGCAGATCATGGCCGCCGAACTCGACGGCCGCGTCGGCGGCGGCGAGTACGGCGGCTACGCGGACGTCACCGTCGAGATCGTCGACGAGGCCGATCCGCTGGTCGGCTCGCTGCACCCCGAGACGCGCGTCTGGGCGAGCCACGCCGACGAGGTGAAGGAGCTGCCGACCGGGTTCGACCTCACCGCCAAAAGCGACGTCTGCGGGGTCGAGGCGATGAGCGACACCGCCCGGGACCTCTACGGCGTCCAGTGGCACCCCGAGGTCGCCCACACTGAGCGCGGCGAGGAGGTCTTCGAGAACTTCCTCGAGATCTGCGAGTCGGCGTAA
- the hflX gene encoding GTPase HflX: MSRSRTHARTVVVARGPSAPVETTEIRGLAEAAGHEVVAELTQAGTPDSGTYLGAGTVEELAALVAETGAGTVVAADGLTPAQHHALESAMPPGTAVYDRYRLVLEIFEARAGTRRARLQVELARLRYDLPRMIEAADEGMLNRVTESGTPVYDARDRIARLERKLSELPDPTEQFRARRREEGFDLLTIAGYTNAGKSTLLHRLADDMSLEDGDPEETDSASNKGATAEIEDRLFKTLETTTRRATIDGRPVLATDTVGFVDDLPHELVVSFSSTLSEAAAADIVVLVCDGSDDRPRFRDRLAVSLETLAEQGVEAERVVVAVNKVDRLSADELEARLATARESGRDAVPVSVTEGTNLEALLAAVSDRLPTERATLEVPNCDEAMALVSRAYDRTDVESVDYADGRVRIRCRGRPEVVDRLEGRAAALEREVE; the protein is encoded by the coding sequence ATGTCACGATCACGAACGCACGCACGAACTGTCGTCGTCGCTCGCGGGCCGTCCGCCCCCGTCGAGACGACCGAAATCCGCGGGCTCGCCGAGGCCGCCGGCCACGAGGTCGTCGCCGAACTCACCCAGGCCGGGACCCCCGATAGCGGAACGTACCTCGGCGCTGGGACGGTCGAGGAACTCGCCGCACTCGTCGCGGAGACCGGCGCCGGGACGGTCGTCGCGGCCGACGGACTGACGCCCGCACAGCACCACGCTCTCGAGTCGGCGATGCCGCCGGGTACGGCGGTGTACGACCGATACCGGCTCGTCCTCGAGATCTTCGAGGCGCGGGCGGGGACCCGCCGCGCTCGCCTCCAGGTCGAACTGGCCCGGCTGCGCTACGACCTCCCGCGGATGATCGAAGCCGCCGACGAGGGGATGTTGAACCGCGTCACCGAGAGCGGGACGCCGGTGTACGACGCCCGCGACCGAATCGCTCGCCTCGAGCGAAAACTCTCCGAACTGCCCGATCCGACGGAACAGTTCCGCGCCCGCAGGCGCGAGGAAGGGTTCGACCTCCTCACGATCGCCGGCTACACCAACGCGGGGAAGTCGACGCTGTTGCACCGTCTCGCCGACGACATGTCGCTCGAGGACGGGGATCCCGAAGAAACCGACTCGGCCTCGAACAAAGGGGCCACCGCCGAAATCGAGGACCGGCTGTTCAAGACCCTCGAGACCACGACCCGCCGGGCGACCATCGACGGTCGGCCCGTTCTCGCCACCGATACCGTGGGGTTCGTCGACGACCTGCCCCACGAGCTGGTCGTCTCGTTCAGTTCGACGCTTTCCGAGGCCGCCGCGGCCGACATCGTCGTGCTCGTCTGCGACGGCAGCGACGACCGCCCGCGGTTCCGCGACCGGCTCGCGGTTTCGCTCGAGACCCTCGCCGAACAGGGCGTCGAGGCCGAGCGGGTGGTGGTGGCGGTCAACAAGGTTGACCGCCTCTCGGCCGACGAACTCGAGGCTCGCCTCGCGACCGCGCGGGAATCGGGACGTGACGCAGTCCCGGTGAGCGTCACCGAGGGGACGAACCTCGAGGCGCTGCTCGCGGCCGTGAGCGACCGGCTGCCGACCGAGCGGGCGACCCTCGAGGTGCCGAACTGCGACGAGGCGATGGCGCTGGTCTCCCGGGCGTACGACCGGACCGACGTCGAGTCGGTCGACTACGCGGACGGACGGGTGAGGATCCGCTGTCGCGGCAGGCCCGAGGTCGTCGACCGACTCGAGGGGCGAGCGGCGGCGCTGGAGCGGGAGGTGGAGTAG
- a CDS encoding DUF3194 domain-containing protein, with translation MSTEEPTDEAVVQTASDAAEGVIFSRYKQSTVRDYDVTVVFEEGVLEVDVYLNAPDDEHDPERVADDAALAAREAVDELFGA, from the coding sequence ATGTCGACCGAGGAGCCGACCGACGAGGCCGTCGTCCAGACGGCCTCGGACGCCGCCGAGGGGGTCATCTTCTCGCGGTACAAACAGTCTACGGTGCGGGACTACGACGTGACCGTCGTGTTCGAGGAGGGCGTCCTCGAGGTGGACGTCTACCTCAACGCGCCCGACGACGAGCACGACCCCGAGCGGGTCGCCGACGACGCGGCGCTCGCGGCTCGCGAGGCCGTCGACGAGCTGTTCGGCGCGTAA
- a CDS encoding prefoldin subunit beta gives MQGNLPPEAQEKLEELQGLQETAQNVAIQKQETESSLSDAQAALEELEELDEDTTMYRQVGELFVETEFDEAEDDLDDKVNTLEIRLETLEKQEERVQQQFESLQEELQNLLGGGGAMGGPAGPGGPGAGGA, from the coding sequence ATGCAAGGTAATCTGCCACCGGAGGCACAGGAGAAACTCGAGGAGCTGCAGGGGCTCCAGGAGACCGCACAGAACGTCGCCATCCAGAAACAGGAGACCGAGTCCTCGCTTTCCGACGCCCAGGCCGCCCTCGAGGAGCTCGAAGAGCTCGACGAGGACACCACCATGTACCGCCAGGTCGGCGAGCTGTTCGTCGAGACGGAGTTCGACGAGGCCGAAGACGACCTCGACGACAAGGTGAACACCCTCGAGATTCGCCTCGAGACCCTCGAGAAGCAAGAAGAGCGCGTCCAGCAGCAGTTCGAGTCGCTCCAGGAGGAGCTCCAGAACCTCCTCGGTGGCGGCGGCGCGATGGGCGGTCCCGCGGGTCCGGGCGGCCCCGGCGCCGGCGGCGCGTAG
- a CDS encoding KEOPS complex subunit Pcc1, with the protein MFSHDATLEFEYETPARARVVADSVSREVDEIDDERSRTTIARDGALVTIEIVARDVTALRASLNTWFTLVDVAERAADVGRRTRVDG; encoded by the coding sequence GTGTTTTCTCACGACGCGACCCTCGAGTTCGAGTACGAGACCCCGGCGCGAGCCCGCGTCGTCGCCGACAGCGTCTCCCGCGAGGTCGACGAGATCGACGACGAGCGCTCGCGGACGACGATCGCTCGAGACGGCGCCCTGGTGACGATCGAAATCGTCGCCCGCGACGTCACCGCCCTCCGTGCGTCGCTCAACACCTGGTTCACCCTGGTCGACGTCGCAGAGCGGGCCGCGGACGTCGGCCGGCGGACTCGAGTCGATGGCTGA
- a CDS encoding DNA-directed RNA polymerase subunit P, with amino-acid sequence MSYKCSRCKRDVQLDEYGGVRCPYCGHRVLLKERSRDVKEVDVD; translated from the coding sequence ATGAGCTACAAGTGCTCCCGCTGTAAACGCGACGTGCAACTCGACGAGTACGGAGGCGTCCGCTGTCCCTACTGCGGCCACCGCGTGCTCCTGAAAGAGCGCAGTCGGGACGTCAAGGAAGTCGACGTCGACTGA
- a CDS encoding 50S ribosomal protein L37ae, producing the protein MAEKRKRTVGSAGRFGARYGRVARRRVSEIEDDMRNSQVDGDDVKRVGTGIWKNEETGEIFTGGAYRPETPAGRTVRRSIRAALGDDDN; encoded by the coding sequence ATGGCCGAGAAACGGAAGCGAACGGTCGGCAGCGCGGGCCGCTTTGGCGCTCGCTACGGCCGCGTCGCACGACGCCGCGTCAGCGAGATCGAAGACGATATGCGAAACTCCCAGGTCGACGGTGACGACGTCAAACGCGTCGGCACGGGTATCTGGAAGAACGAGGAAACCGGCGAGATCTTCACCGGCGGCGCCTACCGCCCCGAGACGCCCGCCGGACGCACCGTCCGCCGCTCGATCCGCGCCGCACTCGGCGACGACGACAACTGA
- a CDS encoding DUF2103 domain-containing protein — protein MECRHCASPLEKPGDFCLVCREANADAVVLEAARDRATMTILAEDEVVGETTITTTPEDGESEVVELRNFAGLLADDIRRKRPEEVYAAGEREVIRAVRSELHHQFYRVDGEDPVESVLERRGEPALDVVETPPAEKIGGSHTTLIGGRTGIRAIHTVADHPHVKKVIPGPIDAGGTGSQSGLRAKVTRADDGGNVRMLLRDGSSVQENRVVTTARDREMGERIREDLNDVLAEEEFR, from the coding sequence ATGGAGTGTCGTCACTGCGCCTCGCCCCTCGAGAAGCCGGGGGACTTCTGTCTGGTCTGTCGCGAGGCCAACGCCGACGCGGTCGTCCTCGAGGCCGCCCGCGACCGGGCGACGATGACGATCCTCGCCGAGGACGAGGTCGTCGGCGAGACGACGATCACGACGACGCCCGAGGACGGCGAGAGCGAGGTGGTCGAACTGCGGAACTTCGCCGGCCTGCTCGCCGACGACATCCGGCGCAAGCGCCCCGAGGAGGTGTACGCCGCGGGCGAGCGTGAGGTGATTCGAGCCGTGCGCTCGGAGCTTCACCACCAGTTCTACCGGGTCGACGGCGAGGACCCAGTCGAGTCGGTGCTCGAGCGCCGCGGCGAACCGGCCCTCGACGTAGTCGAAACACCGCCCGCCGAGAAGATCGGCGGCAGCCACACCACCCTGATCGGCGGCCGAACGGGGATACGGGCGATCCACACCGTGGCGGATCACCCCCACGTCAAGAAGGTGATTCCGGGACCGATCGACGCTGGCGGGACGGGCTCACAGTCGGGGCTCCGGGCGAAGGTGACCCGCGCCGACGACGGCGGCAACGTCCGAATGCTGCTGCGGGACGGCTCGAGCGTCCAGGAGAACCGGGTGGTGACGACGGCCCGGGATCGGGAGATGGGCGAGCGGATCCGGGAGGACCTCAACGACGTGCTCGCCGAGGAGGAGTTTCGGTAG
- a CDS encoding zinc ribbon domain-containing protein — protein MRSARLQREIDDLVARGWRIEQEDRDRVVMVDREFGSLGSHLLVALLTIWWTMGIGNVLWGAYNYATKTRRQVLWEEAVGCPNCGADVAEDADYCWSCGTELGSTAPANGIVCPECEAVLREGARYCRACGTKLADSASS, from the coding sequence ATGCGAAGCGCTCGACTACAGCGTGAGATCGACGACTTGGTGGCTCGAGGCTGGCGGATCGAGCAGGAAGACCGCGACCGGGTGGTCATGGTCGACCGAGAATTCGGCTCCCTGGGATCGCACCTGCTCGTCGCGCTCTTGACGATCTGGTGGACGATGGGGATCGGGAACGTCCTCTGGGGGGCGTACAACTATGCGACGAAGACCCGCCGACAGGTGCTCTGGGAGGAGGCCGTCGGCTGTCCGAACTGCGGGGCCGACGTCGCCGAGGACGCCGACTACTGCTGGTCCTGTGGCACCGAACTCGGTTCGACCGCCCCCGCCAATGGCATCGTCTGTCCGGAGTGCGAGGCCGTTCTCCGGGAGGGCGCGCGGTACTGCCGGGCCTGCGGGACGAAGTTAGCCGATTCGGCCTCGAGTTGA